A genomic window from Luteolibacter sp. LG18 includes:
- a CDS encoding recombinase family protein, producing the protein MAHEAKIQAPAAGRLRACSWIRVSTKEQAENGRAGLDRQREAIERVVAGKGYQLVDSVELVDVSGTAVLHAPETIALLERIARREIDVIVASEMSRIIRPDDLSTFSFLEACKRNGVILDCGGTLHDFASPEGYLAGGIQALLGGHERMQMLRKMMASKEKRRANGKHPGSWITLPLGIGYDRKKDKYIFTPELGRIIEAFRLMDEDRIRSLAEVGRRANIHPASVRTLLSNPVYKGVRVYDKMADPTRKIEKAHGRQGYRPKIARPKERVIRVRIFEAEDQPVSDERWERVQRILESTLRNHEVFVSERVVGNLATGVAHCGFCGLRMYAKTLLKTRADGSRSRGYYICRSHHETMTNRPGNFRCAQSWNRKEVIDELFTEFVEKFLADPEFTSSVLRQARAKQGEKIVSISVGEPIQAKLDELAKRDERILAALEAGALAIGEAKQRRERIAEERATLLKSIGGSSHPGRAVEQESGPWSLLEDRGKWMASASVRERKAFIARLFSEIYLRGDSVSAFRLAPTLVASNDPVWGFAATFPVALDPPFRLPSGDPSAAELPAGHRFCRGCNQAKPESGFYDPKRSRCKECSREACRQRHRKSRGK; encoded by the coding sequence TTGGCACACGAAGCAAAGATTCAAGCCCCTGCGGCAGGCCGCCTTCGCGCTTGTTCATGGATAAGGGTCTCCACCAAGGAGCAGGCGGAAAATGGGAGAGCTGGATTGGATCGGCAGCGCGAGGCCATCGAGCGGGTGGTCGCAGGAAAGGGCTACCAATTGGTGGATTCGGTCGAACTCGTGGATGTATCAGGAACCGCTGTTCTTCACGCTCCGGAAACCATCGCTCTGCTTGAGCGAATCGCGCGTCGCGAGATCGACGTGATCGTGGCCTCGGAAATGAGCCGCATCATCAGGCCGGATGACCTTTCGACGTTCAGCTTTCTGGAAGCGTGCAAACGCAACGGCGTGATTCTCGACTGTGGTGGAACTCTCCACGACTTCGCCTCTCCTGAAGGCTATCTGGCTGGGGGCATCCAAGCTTTGCTCGGAGGGCACGAGCGCATGCAGATGCTTCGCAAGATGATGGCATCCAAGGAGAAGCGCCGCGCGAACGGGAAGCATCCCGGATCTTGGATTACGCTGCCACTGGGCATCGGCTATGATCGCAAGAAGGACAAATACATTTTCACCCCTGAATTGGGCCGCATCATCGAGGCGTTCCGCCTCATGGACGAAGACAGAATCCGCAGCCTGGCCGAAGTGGGGCGTCGCGCCAATATCCACCCGGCGAGCGTTCGCACGCTGCTATCCAACCCGGTCTACAAGGGCGTCCGCGTTTATGACAAAATGGCGGATCCGACCCGCAAGATTGAAAAAGCTCATGGCAGACAGGGTTACCGCCCCAAAATCGCAAGGCCCAAAGAGCGGGTCATCCGGGTGCGGATTTTCGAAGCCGAAGATCAGCCGGTTTCGGACGAACGCTGGGAACGTGTGCAACGCATATTGGAATCCACGCTTCGGAACCACGAGGTCTTCGTTTCGGAGAGAGTGGTCGGCAATCTGGCAACCGGTGTGGCCCACTGTGGGTTCTGCGGTCTGAGGATGTATGCCAAGACGCTCCTCAAGACCCGTGCGGATGGCAGCAGATCGAGAGGCTACTATATCTGCCGCAGTCATCACGAGACGATGACCAACCGTCCCGGCAATTTCCGCTGCGCCCAGTCCTGGAATCGCAAGGAGGTAATCGACGAGCTCTTCACGGAGTTCGTGGAGAAATTCCTGGCGGATCCGGAATTCACATCGTCCGTCCTCCGGCAGGCCAGGGCAAAGCAGGGTGAAAAGATCGTCTCCATATCGGTTGGAGAACCGATTCAGGCCAAGCTCGACGAACTGGCCAAGCGGGACGAGAGGATATTGGCCGCACTGGAGGCTGGCGCCCTGGCCATCGGTGAAGCAAAGCAACGGCGCGAACGCATTGCCGAGGAACGGGCCACTCTCCTGAAATCCATTGGAGGCTCCTCTCATCCCGGTAGGGCGGTAGAACAGGAGAGCGGCCCGTGGTCGCTTCTTGAAGATCGCGGGAAGTGGATGGCTTCCGCCTCGGTCAGGGAAAGGAAGGCTTTCATCGCCCGCCTCTTCTCGGAGATCTACCTGCGGGGGGATTCCGTGAGCGCTTTCAGGCTTGCCCCCACCCTGGTGGCTTCGAACGATCCGGTCTGGGGGTTCGCCGCGACGTTTCCCGTTGCCCTTGACCCTCCTTTCCGCCTGCCGTCCGGAGATCCATCGGCAGCAGAGTTGCCAGCCGGGCATCGTTTCTGTCGTGGATGCAACCAAGCCAAGCCGGAGAGCGGTTTCTACGATCCCAAGCGCTCACGCTGCAAGGAGTGCTCCCGCGAGGCCTGTCGGCAGCGTCATCGGAAATCGCGCGGAAAGTGA
- a CDS encoding recombinase family protein, with the protein MFSILTELGGQAHPRLRALRLHRVSTADQAADDRGGLERQRIETSRIVRDKDYLVVETQEISDVSGTAFFESPEGEHLLQLARAKSIDVVVVSELSRLVRIESLSAFVYLGVLQENNVIVDAGGVHYDFASDSGFLGAGVLALVSGWERRAALARISQAKNALRAKGLCPSSPITLPLGVVYDRPAGRFRYEEPSILKVKEAFRLMDEEGLRNYSEIGRQVGIAAPTLRNLLRNRIYAGIRDYLKMRDPKRKRTRAGARQGDRPKIDRPKDQVISVRVFPMDEQAVSDDRFERVQAIIREISEHQRHVNPNGKVTNLGSGLLYCSCGERIYTVTSSRRTKDGVKARGYYLCRSKYYLFRKKLQSSCTQAMIPKERMDEVIELFAASFLENPEFAKAVLSQAESKSSGTAGPRSSVAGLEKRLADLERREQRLLDAVEAGVIDLAQAKVRKARIAAEREALTANSSAGLSEIPVPVDNLHVVLSGGSTAWKALATTADRKAILSRMFTSIQIMKGRIISYRLASGLIASDHPVWGPLTDDIITLEEPFPPKEPSAEVPEHHRRCTACRQVLHESAFYRGRARCIGCFKIENQRRYQETKVAKKGS; encoded by the coding sequence GTGTTCTCCATTCTCACAGAATTGGGCGGACAGGCTCATCCTCGCCTCCGTGCCTTGCGTTTGCACCGGGTCTCGACCGCCGATCAGGCGGCTGATGACCGCGGTGGTCTTGAACGCCAGCGCATCGAGACCTCACGCATTGTGCGGGACAAGGATTACCTTGTCGTCGAGACCCAGGAGATTTCAGACGTATCCGGAACGGCGTTCTTCGAGTCTCCGGAGGGAGAGCACCTTCTTCAATTGGCACGCGCCAAATCCATTGATGTTGTGGTTGTTAGCGAGCTATCTCGCTTGGTTCGGATCGAGTCACTGAGTGCCTTCGTCTACCTAGGCGTCCTTCAGGAGAACAACGTAATCGTGGATGCAGGCGGGGTTCATTACGACTTCGCGAGCGACAGCGGATTCCTCGGAGCGGGCGTACTTGCCCTCGTTTCGGGCTGGGAGAGGCGAGCGGCCCTCGCCCGGATCTCCCAAGCGAAAAACGCCTTGCGAGCGAAAGGCCTCTGCCCGTCTTCACCGATTACGTTGCCGCTCGGTGTGGTCTACGATCGTCCGGCCGGTCGTTTCCGCTACGAGGAACCAAGTATCTTGAAGGTGAAAGAGGCCTTCCGTCTGATGGACGAGGAGGGATTGCGCAATTACAGCGAGATCGGGCGTCAGGTAGGCATCGCCGCGCCAACCCTCCGTAACCTGCTGCGGAATAGAATCTACGCAGGTATCCGCGACTACCTGAAGATGCGTGATCCTAAACGGAAGCGGACGCGAGCGGGTGCCCGCCAGGGAGACAGGCCCAAGATCGACCGTCCGAAAGACCAAGTGATCTCGGTGCGGGTGTTCCCGATGGACGAGCAGGCCGTGTCCGACGACCGGTTCGAGCGGGTTCAGGCAATCATACGGGAAATTTCCGAGCACCAACGCCACGTCAATCCGAACGGGAAGGTCACCAACCTCGGCAGTGGTCTCTTGTATTGCTCGTGCGGAGAGCGGATTTACACCGTAACCTCCAGCCGCCGGACAAAGGACGGCGTGAAGGCAAGGGGCTACTATCTGTGCCGTTCGAAGTACTACCTGTTCCGCAAGAAGCTCCAATCATCATGCACGCAGGCGATGATTCCGAAGGAACGGATGGACGAAGTAATCGAACTATTTGCCGCATCCTTTCTCGAAAATCCGGAGTTTGCGAAGGCGGTTCTCTCTCAAGCCGAGAGCAAGAGCTCCGGTACCGCGGGTCCACGCTCTTCTGTCGCCGGTTTGGAGAAGCGTCTCGCCGATCTTGAACGACGAGAGCAGCGCCTCCTGGATGCGGTCGAAGCTGGAGTGATTGACCTGGCTCAAGCGAAGGTCCGGAAGGCCCGGATTGCCGCCGAGAGGGAGGCGTTGACCGCGAATAGCAGCGCCGGTCTATCAGAGATCCCCGTTCCCGTGGACAACCTCCACGTCGTTCTCTCTGGTGGTTCCACTGCGTGGAAGGCGTTGGCGACCACAGCAGATCGAAAGGCGATTCTCTCCCGGATGTTCACCTCGATCCAGATCATGAAAGGGCGGATCATCTCCTACCGGTTGGCCAGCGGCCTGATTGCTTCCGATCATCCGGTATGGGGACCATTGACGGACGACATCATAACGCTTGAGGAGCCGTTTCCTCCAAAGGAGCCATCTGCCGAGGTGCCCGAACATCACCGTCGCTGCACCGCCTGCCGACAGGTTCTGCACGAGTCCGCCTTCTATCGCGGCCGGGCTCGTTGCATCGGGTGTTTCAAGATCGAAAACCAGAGGCGCTACCAGGAGACGAAGGTGGCCAAGAAGGGAAGTTAG
- a CDS encoding recombinase family protein yields the protein MDDQQKWVAYFRVSTQRQGVSGLGLSAQHHAVTAFLAGRGEVIAEFVETESGRKVKRPKLDEALDLCRRKRAVLVIAKLDRLARNVHFISGLLESGVNFLAVDQPTKDRFMLHIQAAFAEEECRRISERTKAALQAAKRRGVDIGAAGRLLAKKNREAAVSTAQRYRELVEEIRAHGVTTVKGIRDELNLREVLSPGGGRWHLPNVHKLLKRLALAGSKALA from the coding sequence ATGGATGATCAGCAGAAATGGGTCGCTTATTTTCGGGTAAGTACTCAGCGTCAGGGGGTTAGCGGTCTTGGCTTATCGGCGCAACATCATGCGGTTACCGCCTTCTTAGCGGGACGCGGAGAAGTGATCGCCGAGTTCGTGGAGACGGAATCAGGGCGAAAGGTAAAGCGGCCGAAGCTGGACGAGGCGCTGGACCTCTGCCGCCGGAAGAGGGCGGTCCTCGTGATCGCGAAGCTGGATCGCTTGGCCCGAAATGTTCACTTCATCAGTGGCCTATTGGAGAGCGGGGTGAATTTCTTGGCGGTTGACCAGCCGACGAAGGACCGCTTCATGCTCCACATCCAGGCTGCCTTCGCAGAGGAGGAATGCCGCCGGATCTCCGAGAGGACCAAGGCGGCGCTCCAGGCAGCGAAGCGGCGGGGTGTCGACATCGGGGCGGCAGGCAGGTTGTTGGCGAAGAAGAACCGCGAGGCAGCCGTCTCCACTGCTCAGAGGTATCGAGAGCTGGTGGAGGAGATCCGAGCCCATGGTGTGACGACCGTGAAGGGTATCCGCGATGAATTGAATCTCCGCGAGGTGCTCTCTCCTGGTGGCGGACGCTGGCACCTTCCTAATGTCCACAAACTGCTGAAGCGCCTCGCATTGGCCGGGTCCAAAGCACTTGCGTGA
- a CDS encoding DUF2637 domain-containing protein — translation MTEFSPIDGNATPRNTRDAIVSGLSKASALLVLLLALGAFFLSYESLRDLAANSGAAAPKQAWMFPLVIDGSIMVFSLSALRASLSGERSHWHMALVIVVTLMSVGLNAAHANGGWLARTMAAMPPLLLFFAFESLMKQVAANLGTATTPMPPMAVTKAKQVEPAAGSRREKVIEMRAKGLSRNAIARQLGVSAATIRRDLSLSGEIVRAA, via the coding sequence ATGACGGAATTCTCTCCCATTGACGGTAATGCCACTCCTCGTAATACCCGCGATGCCATCGTTTCGGGGCTCAGCAAGGCGTCCGCCCTTCTGGTGTTGCTGCTGGCGCTCGGGGCATTCTTCCTGAGCTACGAATCGCTCCGCGATCTTGCGGCCAACAGTGGTGCGGCCGCTCCTAAACAAGCATGGATGTTCCCGTTGGTGATCGATGGCAGCATCATGGTATTCTCGTTGTCGGCGCTACGGGCATCGCTTTCGGGAGAACGCTCCCATTGGCATATGGCGCTCGTGATTGTGGTGACGTTGATGTCCGTGGGTCTGAACGCAGCTCACGCCAATGGCGGATGGCTTGCGCGGACGATGGCCGCGATGCCACCGCTGCTCCTCTTCTTTGCCTTCGAGAGCCTGATGAAGCAGGTGGCGGCCAATCTCGGAACTGCGACAACCCCGATGCCTCCGATGGCTGTTACCAAGGCGAAGCAAGTTGAGCCCGCCGCGGGGAGTCGACGCGAGAAGGTGATCGAGATGCGCGCGAAGGGACTGTCCCGCAATGCCATCGCCCGCCAATTGGGAGTCTCGGCCGCCACGATCCGCCGGGACCTTTCGTTGTCGGGAGAGATTGTCCGAGCCGCCTGA